In Oryzias latipes chromosome 19, ASM223467v1, the genomic stretch gtctttaaaaaatctgttataagcaaaaaataaatattctacaCAGTGAGTTCAGTAGTTAAAAAATGCTCTAATAGACACCTCAGTAATAATAATCATGGTGGTGATGTGGTCTGGAATCAGTGTGGAGAAcacacttttataaaaactgctGCGTCAGATTCATCAATGCTGCTTTACAAACTAATAGCAAAACATGTACGGACAGAAAAATGCTTCTGTACAGGTCCTCACTCTGCTCTGTTCAAACAACAAAGTAGATGTATTGTCAGTCTGCTCATAGctctacacaaacacacacacgtaaCACAACTGTTCCCTTTAacgcagcaggagttcatccaGATGCAGTCCCAGCATCTGGAGCGCTCACGTTCCTAAAATCCACACTCTGAGGAGACGACGTCCTGTCACTCCAGCATGGCGTCCAGCTGGTCGGCCAAGTCGTCAAACATGCTCCCGATGTCGTCCAGAATGTTCCCTGCAGCCTTTACTGAGCCGGGgctaaaggaaaagaaaactgaGGTCAACTCTGACCCTCAACACACAAAGAGAGCAGACGATCGTGGAAACTGAGATTTGCTGCATCTGAATGTGTCAGGAGCCacatgaagggggggggggtctcaggCTCTGCACAGATGTTGTGACGTCCATGCATAGCCCAATGCACACACAGGCATACATTTCTGCTAGACTGTTTCTGTGCAGGCTTCTcaagctgtttttctttcagatctGCTGCATTAAAGCGCTCCTACAAAGCCTTAGCTGTCGCCGGCCACATCTAAATGatacacgctctttgacatggCGTACCTCATGAACTGTTTTTgtgatcaatgtgaatcagctgattctgacgcagagaaaggCGGCTTTTCATATCGGCCTTCTGCTCGACAGAATCCTTCTGCTGGAATGCTGTTAATTAGATCaacggttaaagagttacggGAATTCAAAGACCTAAGGCGCAGGTGTTAAAAGGTTCAATAAATCATTTTACAtctgagctttagctccagtgttgacattattTTTGACTTCCACATATCTTCCAATAGTGACCGGTCTctaccaccccccaccccacaaaCGTATCAGAGAATGGCGCAAGCAGATGAGTGATATTATCAAAACGCCTGCGGGAAAAGGAGCAACAAGCAAACGGTGGCGAGCGACAAGTTAAAAGAACTGGTTTGTACTGGATTATTGAGCAAAGACGGAAACGTGTCTATAGGAAAATGATCCACTTGAAAgtgaaaaagatttttgatACAGAGATTGATGcttcaaagagaaaagaaacgtTTACAGCCAGAGTTAATCAGAACATAATACAATGTTCTCATCATTTCAATGAATCCTGAAACATTCATCTGgttgttttctgtattttgtgaCTATATTTAACCGCACAGGGAATTAGCCGTCAGCGTTCTGTCTGTGATGGAATAAACACCGGTTTCCAATAGATGTCCATCTCTAATAAACGCTGGACTGGCTGCCAAATGTTTGGAATAAACACCGGGGCTCCTACTGGAAGATGTACGGtgttcttcaactgtttacgccCAGTATATTCTGTTGCAGGGAAAAGCAGTTTTGTGTCGTTTTGCAACACTTTAGgttagtaaagtgttgcatatagTTGCAAAGCCAACATGCAAAGCCAGGTTTATACAGCTTCAATTCACGCTGATCGCGTAAACGGCCAAAGATGTCTGGTAGGTCAAAGAGCACATGTTAGTAAGGCGTCGCCGCTGACATGTCCTTTAAAGCAGAAATGGCCAAAGTCCAGCATGTGGGCCAAATGTGGTTCGCCCTGCGGTTACATTTCTACCGGGTCCCAGGCTCCTGTCATCGGATCAATCATATACGGCCCCCAGCTTTTTCTAAGGAAAACAACTTCTTGTTTGTGATTGGCTGCATTGTGTTAGAAGCCGTTGTAAACGTGTGGCTAACTGTCCTTCGCAGCCCAGAAAACCACACTGGTTCTCACTTCTGAATGAGAAAACTAATGGTGTTACTTTCGCATTCACATGATTTAAATGTAGACGTTTAGGGTGTGCATTTCATTGTGAATAACATTCAGATTTAATGTTGATAAcgttttattttccaaacagactttttctttaatttatttctggTCCTGAAATATGAAATTCCTAGTAATttgggtaaaaatgtatttacatttaattttgttcGTTACgaacaaaattaaaatctatcccatttcaataaatatttttattaaatagttaatttgcatttaaaatgattaaatattaTAATACAGGCCAGTTGGCTGCGcctcaaacatttaaaaatctaGGAAATTCTGTCTTGAAACGTTGCTCTTCAGAAAGCAGCTTAAGAAGCTGCCTGATTTTCTGACTATGTCATCATCCCAGATTAACTATCAGACCCAAGAAGTTGGAAAGGTTTTCTGTGAAAGGATGGAGTGATGGTGATGGATGCAGGAGACCCGTACCCGTCCACACAGCTCCCCTGGGCCAGCTTGTTCTCCACCACTTTGAGAGCAGCCTCCAGTGACGTGCTGGTCTGCTCAAGCCTCTTCTGAGCCAGAACCTCCAGACCGGCCACACCGTCCAGAGCGGCTGCAGCTTTTCCTGCCTGCGCAGACGGCGCCGGCGGCAGAGAGCATGGCGGCAGCGACGGGGACGGTGGAGCCGTTAAAGACAGAGTGTGAGCTGTACTGAGCTTTGGTCCtgagaacaaaaaaagggcCTGTGTGGGTTATTTTATGAATGAACTCACtcagtttaaataattttacagGACATAGATGAAAAGCTATGAGAAGCCCAAACCATGCCCCTCTACCACCATGCTTGGTGCAACATACAGAAACGTCGGTCATGTCTTCAACATTTCAGGCGCTCACTGAATCTTAACGTTTACCTCTTCGTGGCGTCGGTGGCGTGCAGGGCTGAAGCAGCCTCGATGTGGTCTGCGGGCTCTCCGGTTTGGGCGTGACCATCGGCGGGTGTCTGACGGGTTTAGGGCTGGGGAGGTGAATATTCCCCCCATGATGTGAGGACACAGTGTGAATCTGTGCACTGGTGAGTTTTGGAATGGTCATCTGTGGCCCCGCTCGCACTGAGGGGGCAGCATTTTGGGGGCTGGTTGGTCCTGTGTTGGGGCTTTGTCTTAAAGGACTGGAGGGCTTTGAGGACACAGGAGGCTTTGGGCCTTTGCCTATGGAACCAAACCTCAGGAAAACTTTTTCTGGCCGGTGATCCTCTTCTCCGTTGGCGGCCCTGGCCCCATGATGCGTGTAGCTGCAGTTATTTTGGGGGTGGATGTCGTCCCTGGTGCAGGTCTCTGGGGGGGTCGAGGCATCTTTGGGTTTGTGTCGTCTTTTGACCGTGTCAGACTCCTTCAGGTTAAACTCCGGAAGCTCCAGGCTGTTGGGGGTCTGCGCTGCGCCCTCTGATGGGCTGCTGATGTCAGGGGGGGCCTGGCTGGTGGAAGCCATTCTGGGTCGCTGTTTGATGGTGAGGTTGCCCTCCTCAGCGAACGGCAGATGCTCTCCGGACACCTGCCTCTGCGGTGCAGAAGAAGCAGAAGGAGTCCTGGATTCCTTCTGGTTCTTCCTGACCCGTTCCTCCTCAgatgtcacttcctgtctgtCAGCGCCTCCATCATTTCTCCTCAAACTCAGAGCAGGAGGAGGCTGGAAGTGCGGGACGCCGTTGGGGGGGAATCCATGTGAGAAACCAGATGAAACAGGGCTGAAAACAGGTGAGCCAGGCATATGGGGGGGTGGAATATCAATCCtcctggaggggctgctgcccTCTAACTTGGCGGCGATGCTCCTCACACTGCCGGTGCTCTCCACCTCCCCCACGCTGGTGTTTCTCTGTTGGTGTGAGGGACTGCTGCAGACGGAGCTCATCCTCTTGGGAGGGGGTGGAGGTGGACCTTTGTGTCGAGAGCGCACAGCAAAGGAGTGGCTGCGATTGATGTGGCGCTGGGTTGCGGGGGCGCGCGGCGTTCTGCGGGACAGGGTGGCGTAGGACGGCATGGCACTGGGGGAGGCAGAGGAGCGGGAAAGAGCGGGGTCCTCATCTTCATCGGGCTCTCCGTCGGACAGAGCATAGCGAGTCAGGCTCTGGGTGCGCTTCTTCTGTGACTCCAGCTCTACTGGGGGCTGTGCGGGGGGGGCAGAACCTGCTCCGGGCAGAGGCATAAAAAGTGCTCTCTGGCTGCTGCCGTTTAGTCCTGTCTGAACCTGCTGGACTGCTGGGGCCTTCTTGGTGGGGGAGCGCTGAGGGGATGGCGATGAGGGGGGAGCGGGGGCCAGGCGGTTTGGGGACTGCAGCTGGTTGGTTTTGCTAGGAACAGCCGGGTAGGCAAAGCGGGGCATCTTGCTCGGGGTGAGGGGAGGTGTCGCCGTGGAGAAAGGCAGCTTGTTCGAGACAGCAGACCAACATTGGTGCTCAGGCATCTCAGTGGGCATAAGCCGATTCCCCCCTCCGGGACTTCCTTTTTTTATACGCCCGGCCTCTTCACCCTCACATCTGCCGCTGCCCTCCTCGCACCGGCGGGATGAACCTGACGAATGGTCTTGACAATGTCCAGAGTTTCCAGAATTCCCGGAGCCCCGTGAGCGCTTGCTGATGCTCTCCTGGCTGACTGACATGGCAGCCAAAATTGCAGCAGAGGCCACACCCCTGATGCCAAAAGCCTCAGAGGCCACACCCCCCATCCTGCCCATCATGGCACTCTGCAGCTCAGTGCTCAGCTCGCTGTCCTGGAAGGACAGGAGGGCTCTGGGTGTGCGTGGAGAGGAGCAGCAGTTGTTGGCCGGACCATCCGTCTGCATGTGAGGGTTGTGGGGGTTCGCCACATTGTGTTCGATGGCCACCAGCTCCAGAGGGGCGGAGGGCTTTCGCCTGCCACCTCTGCCTGCAGCGATGTCACTGATGTTACGGGAGCGCTGCAGGTCGCTCAGCCGCTTCACGGCTACCATCAGCTTCTTCTGATGGCCTGAAACACAAAAGAGCTTCAGCGTTACAGGATCAAACTGTTTACACCTGTATGGAGGCCTAGTGGTGACATCAGGTATTACAACTCAGATCAAATCATCAGAGCTTTTTTCAGTGGACTCTTAAAGCACTCCAATCCAGgaaattacaaaagaaatggTCCCCAATGATATAAAATACAATCCACTATAATTTGCTGCAACAATCGTAAAACAATGCACTAACTGATTGTTTGAATTGCTGTAAATGTTTTGAGGGTCACAGGGTAAATGTAGAACATTAATGCAAAGTAGGTGCCAAAACAGAATGCAGTCAGCTCGCCACATTTACTTAAATCTTCTATCTCAAGTTAGATCTTTGTCTTCATTCCATAATTCTgggtgtatttttctttttaaagtttgaactttgagagtttaaagaagtcagaaaagtgtgaaaatgttcacgtctgtctgagaaaTTTCCAGCCTCAAAACGTCTAGAATCTTCTCAGATTTCCCCTgttgcaggttatttttagaatgtaccCCCTGTGATGAAGGAGGGAACACTGAATCCTTCTTTTGTGTGGTTGGAAATGTAAACAGAGTTTGAGTTTTAAGAGTTATAATTATTTTCTGTAGGATCATTTTGGTTCTTTTATAGCTGCTTCTGACCACATGGTGGTAGTGTTGCTCAGATAaggttaagtaaaaaaaaaaaggatcaagaaTTAGATTCTGTTATAGAAAAGAATAGTGTTGGTCGTGTTTTTAACAACCTGTGATGTCTATGAAAAAAGTAACAGTGGAAGGATGTTCTGTCGTTTTTCTCATTAGAGACCTCAGCCATTTCTGTGTATCTTTATCTTCTCTCTTTTAAGTTGTGATGTTTTACAACACACCAACTTTTTGACAGAAATTCTTCCCTTTATAGATATGTTTTAACAGGGATGTCTGGACCTCATAATATACCACCCTGCTTCTTCTCTATCTGCCTCTGCCCCATTTGATACTAATTCACTGAATAAACCGCTTGCAGATTTGCCCCACGCAATTTGCCCCAAAGAACAAGAATTAAGGTAAATTAGGAAATCTATAATCAAAGATTAACAAACCAAGTGAACCTTTTTTACGCTTAAACTGATGATTCATATCTCCTGGTTTTTCAAGTTGGAACCTGACTGAGACGGATTTCAAAGcagattgttgtttttagttaaGGAACAGATGTCAAACTAGAGACAGAATAGCAACATGTTTATGTTTGACAGCATTTTATGCACATGAACAAGTTTTGCTAAAccttaaaccaaacaaaaaatcttAACATGATACGTCCACCCCCGTGTTTCACCATGGAACTGTTCTTATATGTTGCTGTCTGACTATCTTTTTCATTAAAGAACAGAGTTCTTCTTGTCTCAAGTCTTAAGCTGTCCTTGCTATATTCTACAGTGAACCTCAGCCATGATGTCATCGCCTATTACCAACTATTTAAATGTAATCTTTCATGGTCATGTGACATGTGTCACCAAAAATACTGTAGTCTTCACAGAATCCTGATCCAACTTCTCACCCAGTTTAGTGATTCCTATCTCCTGCAGGTCCTCCCAGGTGATGTCCTTGACTATTGCGATGGCGTCATAGCCGTTTTCACACAATCTTTTTTGGTACTGAGGTAGTCCAATCACATTAAGCCACTCCCCCAAGTCCGACTGAAACAGCAAACAGACAGAAGGTTTCAGCTCCCCTAAACTCTGACAAGGAGAGCAGCAGAATGGGATGCAGGACTTTTTACAGGAATGTAATCTGGAAGCCACTCTGGAATGCTCAGTTTGCTGATCTCCATGGAGATCTTCTTCCTGTGGCCCGGCTTGGTCACACCGATGGCTGTGAGATCCTGAGTAAccagtcaaaaagaaaagaaataaatacatacagagATAAAACTTGTATTTCTCAAAATgtaactaaactaaaaaaaaattgatgagCACAGTTCTCTTTGTGTTGCAttttaagaaacacaaaacaacttaaaaccaTTCAGATAGAGATCCAAACCTATACTAACTTCTGTTTATGTGTCTGTGGAGATTCTCAAACGCTTTACTACAAACGAAACTGCAGATGTTGTGATGTCATAAGAGAAAAACCCCAACTTTGTGTTGGGTTTTTTGCAAAATTCTCATTTACAACTGAAGCAGAAAAAGGATCTTTCACAAATTGTGTGTATTCAGAGGATTGTGTGTGCATCCCAAACACAAGATCCCTTTAGCATGGATCCCTTTCCTCTGTAAACTCTGTGACACACTTGTACAATTATGTTGCCCTTTTGCAAACCTTTTTGCAATTCGAATAGACATTTGTGAATGTACACATTAACAACATGCCAAAGGGTTTGATTTCCAAACATTAACGACATTCATGTTCTTTAAATCAGTGGTTCTCAACTGTTTTCAGGTCACTTTTCATGAACCGGTGTGGACGAGGCTGAAGTGGGCTccattgtttttgcttttagcttccagtttctCTTAACTCTtaagggtaaagtttatcttcatcctctggaaAACATACTCAGctgcttttaactttatttgtactctaGATTTTATGTATGACCATTTAAATATGATATAGATTATTCCTGAACACCAGCCTTGTCTGACTTTAAAGGTGTgatggataaatacaaaaaaaaatggtcacTAAAACAGGCATTTTCTAAATCTAAACAGAAATCCACAGAAATCGTGAATCCACCTTTTGAAAAACCTTATTAGCAGAATCCTCAAAACATTATGCATGATTATTATGGTGTGGGGGAccaaatgttgcaaaaaaaaaatccaataaatcCACATTTGGAGTAAAGAATCCCGGTTTTTATCtcttaaatgcagctttcttttattataAGGTGGACGGCCCTTCTTTTGCTTGATCTCtgccaaaagaaactttccaaatatgtttgtttttggtacCTTTGCTTGCTTAGGGATTTCCTAACCCAGCCGCTTTGAGAAAGTAGTGGATGTATTTTTGATATGCATCAAGAATGAGTTGGATGTGATGGGGAAAACCAAGCAgttttccttcagaatcaggTTATAAATAAACTGGAAAAATGTAGGTCGGCTCTTTTTTCTCTGTAACCCAGTAACAACTTTCCCACAGCCTGGTACCGGTCTGCTTTCGAAGAGCAGTTTGTTTGGAATAAAATAAGACTGAAGTAGGGCTTAGATATAGTGCTGATCACtatctaaagcagtgttttatCAGAATCAGAAGAACTTTAATGATCCCACATCTGGGAAATGTGTGCGTTTCCATAGCAGTAAACATAAGAGAATATAgaataatgtaaaaaacaaaaatgtagcacAAATGTCAACAAATAAGGCGGTATAATTTAAAGACTATTTACAAAC encodes the following:
- the LOC101167247 gene encoding caskin-2 isoform X5 → MGKEQDLLVAVKNGDLLLAHKLLSKVKCNKTNRKHTPLTKGRPKNLIENKFKETKSELLGSTKKLNVNYQDSDGFSALHHAALTGPTELLSLLLEAQATVDIKDVNGMRPLHYAAWQGKSDSVLLLLRAGASVNSLSCDGQIPLHLSAQYGHYEVSEMLLQHQSNPCLMNKAKKTPLDLACEFGRLKVAQLLLSSNMVTTLLEGDGGGDSSDWPSTTPLHLAARNGHKDIIKLLLKAGIDMNRATKAGTSLHEAALYGKTEVVRLLLDAGINVNVRNTYNQTALDIVNQFTTSTASREIKQLLREASSSLQVRAVKDYWNLHDPTALNLRAGDLVMVLEQHPDGRWKGHVHDTQRGTDRVGFFPPSVVEVLSRRAGDRNSVGSTGSVGSSRSAGSGQSSESGHKQNGTHSRPNDDSGKLSPSAGEKGERICITVADQSKHADGSTGGSRRPVNSSAHKGFVRPEQLFEGKDSEAIYQWLSEFQLEQYTSNFIKAGYDVPTISRMTPEDLTAIGVTKPGHRKKISMEISKLSIPEWLPDYIPSDLGEWLNVIGLPQYQKRLCENGYDAIAIVKDITWEDLQEIGITKLGHQKKLMVAVKRLSDLQRSRNISDIAAGRGGRRKPSAPLELVAIEHNVANPHNPHMQTDGPANNCCSSPRTPRALLSFQDSELSTELQSAMMGRMGGVASEAFGIRGVASAAILAAMSVSQESISKRSRGSGNSGNSGHCQDHSSGSSRRCEEGSGRCEGEEAGRIKKGSPGGGNRLMPTEMPEHQCWSAVSNKLPFSTATPPLTPSKMPRFAYPAVPSKTNQLQSPNRLAPAPPSSPSPQRSPTKKAPAVQQVQTGLNGSSQRALFMPLPGAGSAPPAQPPVELESQKKRTQSLTRYALSDGEPDEDEDPALSRSSASPSAMPSYATLSRRTPRAPATQRHINRSHSFAVRSRHKGPPPPPPKRMSSVCSSPSHQQRNTSVGEVESTGSVRSIAAKLEGSSPSRRIDIPPPHMPGSPVFSPVSSGFSHGFPPNGVPHFQPPPALSLRRNDGGADRQEVTSEEERVRKNQKESRTPSASSAPQRQVSGEHLPFAEEGNLTIKQRPRMASTSQAPPDISSPSEGAAQTPNSLELPEFNLKESDTVKRRHKPKDASTPPETCTRDDIHPQNNCSYTHHGARAANGEEDHRPEKVFLRFGSIGKGPKPPVSSKPSSPLRQSPNTGPTSPQNAAPSVRAGPQMTIPKLTSAQIHTVSSHHGGNIHLPSPKPVRHPPMVTPKPESPQTTSRLLQPCTPPTPRRGPKLSTAHTLSLTAPPSPSLPPCSLPPAPSAQAGKAAAALDGVAGLEVLAQKRLEQTSTSLEAALKVVENKLAQGSCVDGPGSVKAAGNILDDIGSMFDDLADQLDAMLE
- the LOC101167247 gene encoding caskin-2 isoform X1 yields the protein MGKEQDLLVAVKNGDLLLAHKLLSKVKCNKTNRKHTPLTKGRPKNLIENKFKETKSELLGSTKKLNVNYQDSDGFSALHHAALTGPTELLSLLLEAQATVDIKDVNGMRPLHYAAWQGKSDSVLLLLRAGASVNSLSCDGQIPLHLSAQYGHYEVSEMLLQHQSNPCLMNKAKKTPLDLACEFGRLKVAQLLLSSNMVTTLLEGDGGGDSSDWPSTTPLHLAARNGHKDIIKLLLKAGIDMNRATKAGTSLHEAALYGKTEVVRLLLDAGINVNVRNTYNQTALDIVNQFTTSTASREIKQLLREASSSLQVRAVKDYWNLHDPTALNLRAGDLVMVLEQHPDGRWKGHVHDTQRGTDRVGFFPPSVVEVLSRRAGGALYRQASLPLQRQHLPARAPPSGPAPQTEDLHILGYHSTGVPPGSQLSAPTSPPQDIWVLRSSPTGDRNSVGSTGSVGSSRSAGSGQSSESGHKQNGTHSRPNDDSGKLSPSAGEKGERICITVADQSKHADGSTGGSRRPVNSSAHKGFVRPEQLFEGKDSEAIYQWLSEFQLEQYTSNFIKAGYDVPTISRMTPEDLTAIGVTKPGHRKKISMEISKLSIPEWLPDYIPSDLGEWLNVIGLPQYQKRLCENGYDAIAIVKDITWEDLQEIGITKLGHQKKLMVAVKRLSDLQRSRNISDIAAGRGGRRKPSAPLELVAIEHNVANPHNPHMQTDGPANNCCSSPRTPRALLSFQDSELSTELQSAMMGRMGGVASEAFGIRGVASAAILAAMSVSQESISKRSRGSGNSGNSGHCQDHSSGSSRRCEEGSGRCEGEEAGRIKKGSPGGGNRLMPTEMPEHQCWSAVSNKLPFSTATPPLTPSKMPRFAYPAVPSKTNQLQSPNRLAPAPPSSPSPQRSPTKKAPAVQQVQTGLNGSSQRALFMPLPGAGSAPPAQPPVELESQKKRTQSLTRYALSDGEPDEDEDPALSRSSASPSAMPSYATLSRRTPRAPATQRHINRSHSFAVRSRHKGPPPPPPKRMSSVCSSPSHQQRNTSVGEVESTGSVRSIAAKLEGSSPSRRIDIPPPHMPGSPVFSPVSSGFSHGFPPNGVPHFQPPPALSLRRNDGGADRQEVTSEEERVRKNQKESRTPSASSAPQRQVSGEHLPFAEEGNLTIKQRPRMASTSQAPPDISSPSEGAAQTPNSLELPEFNLKESDTVKRRHKPKDASTPPETCTRDDIHPQNNCSYTHHGARAANGEEDHRPEKVFLRFGSIGKGPKPPVSSKPSSPLRQSPNTGPTSPQNAAPSVRAGPQMTIPKLTSAQIHTVSSHHGGNIHLPSPKPVRHPPMVTPKPESPQTTSRLLQPCTPPTPRRGPKLSTAHTLSLTAPPSPSLPPCSLPPAPSAQAGKAAAALDGVAGLEVLAQKRLEQTSTSLEAALKVVENKLAQGSCVDGPGSVKAAGNILDDIGSMFDDLADQLDAMLE
- the LOC101167247 gene encoding caskin-2 isoform X4, producing the protein MGKEQDLLVAVKNGDLLLAHKLLSKVKCNKTNRKHTPLTKGRPKNLIENKFKETKSELLGSTKKLNVNYQDSDGFSALHHAALTGPTELLSLLLEAQATVDIKDVNGMRPLHYAAWQGKSDSVLLLLRAGASVNSLSCDGQIPLHLSAQYGHYEVSEMLLQHQSNPCLMNKAKKTPLDLACEFGRLKVAQLLLSSNMVTTLLEGDGGGDSSDWPSTTPLHLAARNGHKDIIKLLLKAGIDMNRATKAGTSLHEAALYGKTEVVRLLLDAGINVNVRNTYNQTALDIVNQFTTSTASREIKQLLREASSSLQVRAVKDYWNLHDPTALNLRAGDLVMVLEQHPDGRWKGHVHDTQRGTDRVGFFPPSVVEVLSRRAGVPPGSQLSAPTSPPQDIWVLRSSPTGDRNSVGSTGSVGSSRSAGSGQSSESGHKQNGTHSRPNDDSGKLSPSAGEKGERICITVADQSKHADGSTGGSRRPVNSSAHKGFVRPEQLFEGKDSEAIYQWLSEFQLEQYTSNFIKAGYDVPTISRMTPEDLTAIGVTKPGHRKKISMEISKLSIPEWLPDYIPSDLGEWLNVIGLPQYQKRLCENGYDAIAIVKDITWEDLQEIGITKLGHQKKLMVAVKRLSDLQRSRNISDIAAGRGGRRKPSAPLELVAIEHNVANPHNPHMQTDGPANNCCSSPRTPRALLSFQDSELSTELQSAMMGRMGGVASEAFGIRGVASAAILAAMSVSQESISKRSRGSGNSGNSGHCQDHSSGSSRRCEEGSGRCEGEEAGRIKKGSPGGGNRLMPTEMPEHQCWSAVSNKLPFSTATPPLTPSKMPRFAYPAVPSKTNQLQSPNRLAPAPPSSPSPQRSPTKKAPAVQQVQTGLNGSSQRALFMPLPGAGSAPPAQPPVELESQKKRTQSLTRYALSDGEPDEDEDPALSRSSASPSAMPSYATLSRRTPRAPATQRHINRSHSFAVRSRHKGPPPPPPKRMSSVCSSPSHQQRNTSVGEVESTGSVRSIAAKLEGSSPSRRIDIPPPHMPGSPVFSPVSSGFSHGFPPNGVPHFQPPPALSLRRNDGGADRQEVTSEEERVRKNQKESRTPSASSAPQRQVSGEHLPFAEEGNLTIKQRPRMASTSQAPPDISSPSEGAAQTPNSLELPEFNLKESDTVKRRHKPKDASTPPETCTRDDIHPQNNCSYTHHGARAANGEEDHRPEKVFLRFGSIGKGPKPPVSSKPSSPLRQSPNTGPTSPQNAAPSVRAGPQMTIPKLTSAQIHTVSSHHGGNIHLPSPKPVRHPPMVTPKPESPQTTSRLLQPCTPPTPRRGPKLSTAHTLSLTAPPSPSLPPCSLPPAPSAQAGKAAAALDGVAGLEVLAQKRLEQTSTSLEAALKVVENKLAQGSCVDGPGSVKAAGNILDDIGSMFDDLADQLDAMLE
- the LOC101167247 gene encoding caskin-2 isoform X2, translated to MGKEQDLLVAVKNGDLLLAHKLLSKVKCNKTKLLGSTKKLNVNYQDSDGFSALHHAALTGPTELLSLLLEAQATVDIKDVNGMRPLHYAAWQGKSDSVLLLLRAGASVNSLSCDGQIPLHLSAQYGHYEVSEMLLQHQSNPCLMNKAKKTPLDLACEFGRLKVAQLLLSSNMVTTLLEGDGGGDSSDWPSTTPLHLAARNGHKDIIKLLLKAGIDMNRATKAGTSLHEAALYGKTEVVRLLLDAGINVNVRNTYNQTALDIVNQFTTSTASREIKQLLREASSSLQVRAVKDYWNLHDPTALNLRAGDLVMVLEQHPDGRWKGHVHDTQRGTDRVGFFPPSVVEVLSRRAGGALYRQASLPLQRQHLPARAPPSGPAPQTEDLHILGYHSTGVPPGSQLSAPTSPPQDIWVLRSSPTGDRNSVGSTGSVGSSRSAGSGQSSESGHKQNGTHSRPNDDSGKLSPSAGEKGERICITVADQSKHADGSTGGSRRPVNSSAHKGFVRPEQLFEGKDSEAIYQWLSEFQLEQYTSNFIKAGYDVPTISRMTPEDLTAIGVTKPGHRKKISMEISKLSIPEWLPDYIPSDLGEWLNVIGLPQYQKRLCENGYDAIAIVKDITWEDLQEIGITKLGHQKKLMVAVKRLSDLQRSRNISDIAAGRGGRRKPSAPLELVAIEHNVANPHNPHMQTDGPANNCCSSPRTPRALLSFQDSELSTELQSAMMGRMGGVASEAFGIRGVASAAILAAMSVSQESISKRSRGSGNSGNSGHCQDHSSGSSRRCEEGSGRCEGEEAGRIKKGSPGGGNRLMPTEMPEHQCWSAVSNKLPFSTATPPLTPSKMPRFAYPAVPSKTNQLQSPNRLAPAPPSSPSPQRSPTKKAPAVQQVQTGLNGSSQRALFMPLPGAGSAPPAQPPVELESQKKRTQSLTRYALSDGEPDEDEDPALSRSSASPSAMPSYATLSRRTPRAPATQRHINRSHSFAVRSRHKGPPPPPPKRMSSVCSSPSHQQRNTSVGEVESTGSVRSIAAKLEGSSPSRRIDIPPPHMPGSPVFSPVSSGFSHGFPPNGVPHFQPPPALSLRRNDGGADRQEVTSEEERVRKNQKESRTPSASSAPQRQVSGEHLPFAEEGNLTIKQRPRMASTSQAPPDISSPSEGAAQTPNSLELPEFNLKESDTVKRRHKPKDASTPPETCTRDDIHPQNNCSYTHHGARAANGEEDHRPEKVFLRFGSIGKGPKPPVSSKPSSPLRQSPNTGPTSPQNAAPSVRAGPQMTIPKLTSAQIHTVSSHHGGNIHLPSPKPVRHPPMVTPKPESPQTTSRLLQPCTPPTPRRGPKLSTAHTLSLTAPPSPSLPPCSLPPAPSAQAGKAAAALDGVAGLEVLAQKRLEQTSTSLEAALKVVENKLAQGSCVDGPGSVKAAGNILDDIGSMFDDLADQLDAMLE